The Elusimicrobiaceae bacterium genomic interval CCGTTTTCATCATACAAATCCGCAGTGTCGCGCAGCCCGACGCGCAGCGCGCCCGCCACGTTCTCAAGCGCTTTCCTGCTGTTTTTCCGGCCTGCCCACCAGTACCCGGCGATATTAAGATACGCGGCCGGGAAATTCTTCTCCAGCCGCAGCGCGGCCCGGGCGTCATTAAAAGCCTCGGTCCATTTGCCGAGCCTTAAGTACGCGTAGGCCCGGTCATTGCGGGTAATCGGATCGGTTTTGTCCAATTCAATCGCGGCGGTATAGTCCTTCACCGCTTTTGCGTACTCCCCGCTTCTGGCGTAATATATCCCGCGCCAGTGCAGATAGGAACCCATGCCCGGCGCCAGCGCAACAGCTTCGCCGGCGTTTTTGACGGCGCGCTGATAATTCCCCAGCGCGGCATAAGCCCCCGCGCGCAAAAAATAATACCGTGCCGTCGCGGCAGACCGGTTGACCGCTTTGGTAAAAAAGGAAATCGCCTCATCAATGCGGCCCTGCCGCATCCGCGTCTGGCCCAGTCCCGCCAGCGCGGCGGCGCCATCGGGCTCCGCGTCAAGCGCGCGCTGGAAATCAGCCTCGGCTTTGGCGGTTTCGCCCAGCTCCAGCTGCAATTCCGCCCGGCCGGAAAGCGCGGCGGCGTCAGCCGGATTTTTTTTAATCGCCGCGTTTAAAACGGCAAGCCTTGCGCGTGCGCCCGCGCTTTGGCCCGCCTCCGCCAGCGGCGCGGACGCAAGAACCGCGAAAATGATTAAAATAGCCTTTTTCATATCCGTCCGGCGCGGCATACGCCGCGTATTTTCCACTCAGATTATACTATAGTGCAAACCGTATGAGCAGGATTGTCGCCGCCAGCAGAACCAGCGCCGCGAACCTTACCGCAAGCCGCACCGCCATAAGCCGCAGCCTGATACCCGCCATGACTGAAAGAAATAACACGACACGGTCGCCCGCAATAACCGCAGCGCGGCAGCCTCCGCTTTTAACCGCAGCCAAAGCGCGCTTGCTCAGCACCGGGCGTATGATTCCGAACAAAGCACGGACAAGCGTTTTATACATGGCGCCGGGAGCCGGGCCCGCAACTTCGAGTTCAGCGCGCGCCACCCCGCTGCGTACGGCGCCCGTCACCGCGGCGGGCGCACACAGCCCGCTCAGTTTCGCCAGCTGGTCTTCCACGGCTTTCAGCGCCGCTTTCAACGCGACGCGCACCGCCGCTTCAACAACGCCGATCAGCGCGTTAGCGGCGGAAACCGCAGCGTCCACCGTGCCAAGCGCGGCGCCCGCCAGCAGGTAACCCGCCACAATGCCT includes:
- a CDS encoding tetratricopeptide repeat protein; its protein translation is MKKAILIIFAVLASAPLAEAGQSAGARARLAVLNAAIKKNPADAAALSGRAELQLELGETAKAEADFQRALDAEPDGAAALAGLGQTRMRQGRIDEAISFFTKAVNRSAATARYYFLRAGAYAALGNYQRAVKNAGEAVALAPGMGSYLHWRGIYYARSGEYAKAVKDYTAAIELDKTDPITRNDRAYAYLRLGKWTEAFNDARAALRLEKNFPAAYLNIAGYWWAGRKNSRKALENVAGALRVGLRDTADLYDENGAGYFLRGLNSTAGFEAFVARSRRP